In Octopus bimaculoides isolate UCB-OBI-ISO-001 chromosome 27, ASM119413v2, whole genome shotgun sequence, one DNA window encodes the following:
- the LOC106883955 gene encoding uncharacterized protein LOC106883955, with translation MSCEVLEEKLGKIHDLSNPLWHCDCYSNLTYNCISPPPGKCVLDRTVFEAGKVIENDGLLCKCVSTGNIICRVPPKTCQYFNGKFAVGTVIEDRGYICECTDSGAFTCHLRPEVCVHKNALYTVGALVSKDSFSECRCFPNGVISCCAKYKCIMDGIQYGVGITIEKPHMTCLCQEYGLVCTPRKYMPNIETTRILS, from the exons ATGAGCTGTGAAGTTTTGGAAGAAAAGTTGGGAAAGATCCATGATCTCAGTAATCCACTTTGGCATTGCGACTGCTACTCGAACCTAACTTATAACTGCATTTCTCCTCCAC ctGGGAAATGTGTTCTTGACAGAACTGTCTTCGAGGCTGGAAAAGTGATTGAAAACGACGGTCTCCTATGTAAGTGCGTAAGCACAGGAAATATTATATGCCGTGTACCGC ctAAGACGTGTCAATACTTTAACGGTAAGTTCGCGGTCGGAACAGTGATTGAAGACAGAGGTTATATTTGCGAGTGCACTGATTCAGGAGCTTTTACTTGCCATCTTCGAC ctgaagtatgtgtgcataaaaaTGCTTTGTACACGGTCGGAGCATTAGTGAGTAAAGATTCGTTTTCGGAATGCCGATGCTTTCCAAACGGAGTTATATCATGCTGCGCGAAATATA AATGTATCATGGACGGAATACAATACGGTGTCGGAATCACAATTGAGAAGCCTCATATGACTTGCCTCTGTCAGGAATATGGACTTGTGTGCACTCCTAGAA AGTATATGCCCAATATTGAGACGACCAGGATACTGTCGTAA